One Microbacterium marinum genomic window carries:
- the rpsN gene encoding 30S ribosomal protein S14 — translation MAKKSKIARNNQREVIVARYAEKRAELKKTLVDPNATDEAREAARVGLQKLPRNASPVRLRNRDAIDGRPRGHLSKFGISRVRFREMAHRGELPGVTKSSW, via the coding sequence ATGGCGAAGAAGAGCAAGATCGCGCGCAACAACCAGCGCGAGGTCATCGTCGCCCGCTACGCCGAGAAGCGTGCCGAGCTGAAGAAGACCCTCGTCGACCCGAACGCGACCGACGAGGCCCGCGAGGCCGCCCGCGTCGGCCTGCAGAAGCTCCCCCGCAACGCGTCGCCGGTCCGCCTGCGCAACCGCGACGCCATCGACGGACGCCCCCGCGGCCACCTGTCGAAGTTCGGCATCTCGCGTGTCCGCTTCCGCGAGATGGCGCACCGTGGCGAGCTGCCCGGCGTGACCAAGTCGAGCTGGTAA
- a CDS encoding cytochrome c oxidase assembly protein has protein sequence MNSRAFRYAGPAILGGAALLALLIGLAYGGGAAELAIGDPGPVVRWGLPIAELVVNLSAALLVGSLVLALFALRSGTPEFDTALDAASAGAAILTVAAGSTAFLTFLNIFNAQPSASAAFGEQLGRFLVDTEAGVAWLTVTIAAAGLTVLTFAVRGWLPTLLVTVLAIAALVPMASVGHVGTEANHNIAVTALALHIIGAAVWLGGLLLLVLLRPLLGSERVADVLSRYSSIALAAFIVVTLSGVARAVIGVVSPENLLSPYGALLLVKVVALLAMGVLGAFYRGRLISRMRDAASAARFWTLVGVEVVFMGIASGAAVALSVTPPPVDTALPAQQTAAEVLTGSTLPPELTLDRWFTMWDVDLIWAFAVGFGLFFYLAGVRRLAARGDRWPLWRTVLWVFGLLLLLWVTCGPVNAYQDYLFSVHMVGHMLLSMAIPMCLVFGAPVTLASRAIRKRDDGTRGGREWILWAVHSPYAKVITHPLVAAGLFIGSLWAFYYTDLFRWTLYEHLGHEWMVVHFLTTGYLFVLSLVGIDPVPYRLPHAGRLLTLIGVMAMHAFFGIAIMMSSGLFVAEWFGSMGRTWGAAPLDDQYVGGGIAWSIGEIPTLILAIVVAVQWSRSDARTQRSVDRHADRTGDAELEAYNERLQKLADRDARAAR, from the coding sequence GTGAACTCGCGCGCCTTCCGCTACGCCGGACCGGCGATCCTCGGGGGCGCGGCTCTGCTCGCCCTGCTGATCGGCCTGGCCTACGGTGGCGGTGCCGCGGAGCTCGCGATCGGCGACCCTGGACCGGTCGTGCGATGGGGTCTGCCGATCGCCGAACTGGTCGTCAACCTGTCGGCCGCGCTGCTGGTGGGCTCGCTCGTCCTCGCGCTGTTCGCCCTCCGGTCGGGCACGCCCGAGTTCGACACGGCGTTGGATGCCGCGTCCGCCGGCGCCGCGATCCTCACCGTCGCCGCCGGCTCGACCGCCTTCCTGACCTTCCTCAACATCTTCAACGCGCAGCCGAGCGCGAGCGCGGCGTTCGGGGAACAGCTGGGCCGGTTCCTGGTGGACACGGAGGCGGGCGTCGCGTGGCTCACCGTCACCATCGCGGCGGCGGGCCTCACCGTCCTGACCTTCGCGGTCCGGGGGTGGTTGCCGACCCTGCTCGTCACGGTGCTCGCGATCGCGGCCCTCGTGCCGATGGCATCCGTGGGTCACGTCGGCACCGAGGCGAACCACAACATCGCCGTCACCGCCCTCGCCCTGCACATCATCGGCGCAGCGGTCTGGCTCGGAGGCCTGCTCCTCCTGGTGCTGCTGCGACCGCTGCTCGGCAGCGAACGGGTCGCCGACGTGCTCTCGCGGTATTCGAGCATCGCCCTGGCCGCGTTCATCGTGGTCACCCTGTCGGGTGTCGCCCGTGCCGTCATCGGCGTCGTCTCGCCCGAGAACCTCTTGTCGCCGTACGGCGCGCTCCTCCTGGTGAAGGTCGTCGCGCTGCTCGCGATGGGTGTGCTCGGGGCGTTCTATCGGGGGCGCCTCATCTCCCGCATGCGGGATGCCGCGTCGGCGGCGCGCTTCTGGACGCTCGTCGGCGTCGAGGTCGTGTTCATGGGCATCGCGTCGGGTGCGGCGGTGGCGCTGTCGGTCACGCCGCCCCCCGTCGACACGGCGCTTCCCGCGCAGCAGACGGCCGCCGAGGTCTTGACGGGCTCAACGCTGCCGCCCGAGCTGACGCTCGACCGCTGGTTCACGATGTGGGACGTCGACCTGATCTGGGCCTTCGCGGTCGGCTTCGGGCTGTTCTTCTACCTCGCAGGGGTGCGCCGGCTGGCCGCCCGCGGCGACCGGTGGCCGCTCTGGCGAACGGTCCTGTGGGTGTTCGGCCTGCTGCTGCTGCTGTGGGTCACCTGCGGTCCGGTGAACGCGTATCAGGACTACCTGTTCAGCGTGCACATGGTCGGGCACATGCTCCTGTCGATGGCGATCCCGATGTGTCTCGTGTTCGGCGCGCCGGTCACGCTCGCCTCTCGCGCCATCCGCAAGCGCGACGACGGCACCCGGGGCGGGCGTGAGTGGATCCTGTGGGCGGTGCACAGCCCGTACGCGAAGGTGATCACGCATCCGCTCGTGGCCGCCGGGCTGTTCATCGGCTCGCTGTGGGCGTTCTACTACACCGACCTGTTCCGCTGGACCCTGTACGAGCACCTCGGGCACGAGTGGATGGTCGTCCACTTCCTGACGACCGGGTACCTGTTCGTCCTCTCGCTCGTGGGCATCGACCCGGTGCCGTACCGACTGCCGCACGCCGGTCGCCTCCTGACGCTCATCGGCGTGATGGCGATGCACGCCTTCTTCGGCATCGCGATCATGATGTCGTCGGGGCTGTTCGTGGCGGAGTGGTTCGGGTCGATGGGTCGGACGTGGGGCGCGGCTCCACTCGACGACCAGTACGTCGGCGGCGGCATCGCCTGGTCGATCGGCGAGATCCCCACCCTCATCCTCGCGATCGTCGTCGCCGTGCAGTGGAGTCGCTCCGACGCGCGCACGCAGCGCAGCGTGGACCGTCACGCGGACCGCACGGGGGACGCCGAGCTCGAGGCGTACAACGAGCGCCTGCAGAAGCTCGCCGACCGCGACGCGCGCGCCGCGCGCTGA
- a CDS encoding HU family DNA-binding protein, whose protein sequence is MAITKTELVASIASATGESQATVSRVVDGLFSSVSEAVAKGEKVSIPGWIAFEQVETAARTGRNPQTGAEIKIPAGKRVKVSAGSKLKAAVK, encoded by the coding sequence ATGGCCATCACCAAGACCGAACTCGTCGCCAGCATCGCCAGCGCCACCGGCGAGAGCCAGGCCACCGTCTCGCGCGTCGTCGACGGCCTGTTCTCGTCCGTCTCCGAGGCCGTCGCCAAGGGCGAGAAGGTCTCGATCCCGGGCTGGATCGCGTTCGAGCAGGTCGAGACCGCCGCTCGCACGGGCCGCAACCCGCAGACGGGTGCGGAGATCAAGATCCCCGCCGGCAAGCGCGTCAAGGTCAGCGCCGGCTCGAAGCTGAAGGCTGCCGTCAAGTAA
- a CDS encoding alpha/beta hydrolase fold domain-containing protein, whose product MPLDPFFRDRLRTHRRYLLEQAWKAVIGRMPRRGIPIPDSAPASPATKARVPLTPRERHRRAALNWDRTELRTVGLPGPDVETTEHHVDVPGHPSVRVRVYRPSDAATPAPACLVLAGGAFRIGGIDYPTADAACRRRAERSGVVLVAVDYALAPEHRYPVAVEQAYAAWLWLHAHADELGIDAARIGITGTSAGGCLAASVTLMNRDRDRLPIAIQILEVPVTDLTGRWIDLRATWALGIPAFLAIREMRSVARTYLGDRALARHPYASPMRAASHRDLPPAVVLTAEYDPLRRDGAAYAAKLRAAGVEASATRYLGVTHDTPIFVGALPAARRWEDEVVAALRRI is encoded by the coding sequence GTGCCGCTGGATCCGTTCTTCCGCGATCGCCTGCGCACCCACCGCCGGTACCTCCTCGAGCAGGCGTGGAAGGCCGTCATCGGGCGGATGCCGCGTCGCGGCATCCCCATCCCTGATAGTGCGCCCGCGAGCCCAGCGACAAAGGCACGGGTGCCGCTCACTCCCCGCGAGCGGCACCGTCGCGCGGCCCTCAACTGGGATCGGACGGAACTTCGCACCGTCGGCCTCCCCGGACCCGACGTCGAGACGACCGAGCATCACGTCGATGTGCCGGGTCACCCGTCGGTGCGGGTGCGCGTCTACCGACCCTCCGACGCCGCGACGCCCGCGCCCGCCTGTCTCGTCCTGGCCGGAGGGGCGTTCCGCATCGGCGGCATCGACTACCCCACGGCGGATGCCGCCTGCCGTCGCCGCGCCGAACGCTCCGGCGTCGTCCTCGTGGCCGTGGATTACGCCCTCGCCCCGGAGCACCGGTACCCGGTCGCTGTCGAGCAGGCCTACGCCGCCTGGCTGTGGCTCCACGCCCACGCCGACGAGCTCGGGATCGACGCGGCGAGGATCGGGATCACCGGAACCTCCGCAGGCGGGTGCCTGGCGGCATCCGTCACCCTCATGAACCGCGACCGCGACCGGCTGCCGATCGCGATTCAGATCCTCGAGGTCCCCGTGACCGATCTGACGGGGCGGTGGATCGACCTTCGCGCGACGTGGGCGCTTGGCATCCCCGCGTTCCTCGCCATCCGTGAGATGCGCTCCGTCGCCCGCACCTATCTGGGCGACCGCGCTCTCGCGCGCCACCCGTACGCGTCGCCGATGCGCGCGGCATCCCACCGCGACCTGCCTCCGGCCGTCGTGCTGACGGCCGAGTACGACCCGCTCCGCCGTGATGGCGCCGCCTACGCCGCCAAGCTGCGAGCTGCGGGTGTCGAAGCGAGTGCGACCCGGTACCTCGGGGTCACCCACGACACCCCGATCTTCGTCGGCGCGCTCCCGGCCGCGCGTCGGTGGGAGGACGAGGTCGTCGCCGCCCTCCGCCGGATCTGA